The genomic stretch CTTATATTCAAGATTTTGAAAATCAAAAAGATACAACAGTCGCATTTTCTAATGTACAAGACATGCTTTCATCTTTTTATTATTTAAGAAATCAAGATGTAAAGCATATGGAAAAAGGAGATGAAATAGCAATAGATATGTTTATGGATTCTCAAATTTATCCATTTAAGCTCCGTTTTTTAGGTAGAGAAGTTTTAAAAACTAAGTTTGGTAAAATTAATTCTTTAATATTTAGGCCGTTAGTGCAATCTGGTAGAGTTTTTAAAGCGCAAGAAAGTGTAACAATCTGGATTACTGATGATTTAAATAAAATACCAATTAAAATGAAAGCAGATTTATCTGTGGGTTCTTTAAGAGCAGAGCTAGAAGCTTACAAAGGTTTAGCTAACGATTTTAAAAAGAGTTAAATAGATTTTATTTAATTTATTAAAACTTTAACGAAACCGTTTTAGGAACTTCCGGTTTAAGATTTAAAATAAATCAATTTTATTTGTACTTTTGGGTGTTAAATTTAATAGCTCCCAATTTTTTGAAAAAAGTACTCTACATCCTCCTAACTACTATTATTTTGTTTGCTTGTAAAAGTGAAGAAAAAATTAAAGAACCTGTAAAAAAACCAGCACCAAAACCTGTATACAAATATGGTTTTAAGGTAGATGATTACAAGGTTGTTTTAGATACGATTAAATCAGGAGAAAGTTTTGGAGCTATATTAGATAGACATCATGTTAGTTACCCGAAAATAAACAGTATTGCAGGTTCTATAAAAGATGTTTTCGATGTAAGAAAAGTAAGAGCCGGTAAACCATACATGATTTTATCTAGCAAAGACTCTTTAGAGCAAGCAAAAGTATTTATTTATAAAAATGATAAAATTAAAGCAACAGTTGTAGATTTTAAAGATTCTATAACAGAAGCTTATACTTATTTGCAACCTATAAAAACCGTAGAAAAAGTAGTCGAAGGAAAAATTTATTCGAATCTTTCTAATGCTATGGATAGTTTGCATTTATCACCAAATTTAACCTATGCTGTAGCAGATATTTATGCTTGGACCTTAGATTTCTACAAACTACAAAAAGGAGATTCTTTTAAACTTGTTTTCGAAGAAAAATTTATAAACGATAGTCTGTTTGCAGGTTATGGTAAGATTAAGTCGGCAGTTTTTAAACACAAAGATCAAGATTTATATGCATTTCGATTCTTAGCAGATTCTATAAAAGGAATAGAAGAGTATTATGATGAAAAAGGAAATATGTTAAGAAGTCAGTTCTTAAAAAGTCCTATTAAATTTCAATATAGAATTTCTTCTAGATATAATTTAAAGAGAAGAATTGCATATTACGGTAATAAAGTAAAACCACATAAAGGAACAGATTTTGCGGCAAGAATTGGTACGCCTATAATTGCCACCGCAAGTGGTACTGTTGTAGAGTCTACCAGAAGAGGTGGTAATGGTAAGTTTGTGAAAATTAAGCACAACAGCACCTATTCTACACAATATTTACATATGAAAACTCGAAAAGTTAAAAAAGGAGACTATGTAAAACAAGGAGATGTAATTGGTTTAGTTGGTATGACAGGTAACAGCGGAGGACCACATGTTTGTTATCGTTTCTGGAAAAACGGAAGGCAAGTAGATCCATTAAGTCCAAAAACAAAATTACCAGAAGCAGAACCTTTAAAAGATAGTCTAAAACCTAGATTTTTTAAACATATGTATCTTTTAAAAAATCAATTAGATAACAATATACCAGTAATAGAAGAACCTACAATAACAAAAGAAATAGTAGCACAAAATTAATAAAATGGCTTTAAAAAACATCAATCCAACCAAAACTCAAGCTTGGGAAAAACTTACAAACCACTTTAATGATAACAAAGACATTAGTATTAAAGATTTGTGCAAAGACACAAATAGAAAAGATGATTTTTCTTTAGAATTAGGAGATTTATCCGTAGATTTTTCTAAAAATAGAATTACAGAAGAAACACTTTCTTTATTAGTTGAGTTGGCAAAAGAAGTAGACTTAAAAGATGCTATAGAAAAGCAGTTTTCTGGAGAAGTAATAAATGCGACAGAAGGTAGAGAAGTTTTACATACTGCTTTAAGAAGTAATTCTGATGAAGCTGTTCTTGTAAATGGTAAAAATATTAAGCCACAAATTCAAACTGCATTACGTAAAATTAGAAGTTTTAGTAATAAAGTAATTTCTGGTAAATGGAAAGGTTACACAGGTAAATCTATAACAGATGTTGTAAATATTGGTATTGGTGGGTCAGATCTAGGGCCAGACATGGTTGTAGAATCGCTACAGTATTATAAAAATCAATTAACAACACATTTTGTTTCTAATGTAGATGGTGATCATGTTTCAGAAATTATTAAGAAATTAAATCCAGAAACTACTTTATTTGTAATCGTTTCTAAAACATTTACAACACAAGAAACCATAACAAATGCAGAAACACTTAAAAATTGGTTTTTAAAGTCGGCAACAATTTTCGATATACCAAAGCACTTTGTTGCAGTTTCTACAAATTTAGAAGCAGTTGATAGTTTTGGGATAGATAAAGCAAACGTTTTTCCTATGTGGAATTGGGTTGGTGGGCGTTTTTCACTTTGGTCTGCTGTTGGTTTGTCTATCAGTTTATCTGTAGGTTTCGATAATTATAGAGCCTTATTAGATGGTGCAGAAGAAATGGATTTGCACTTTAGAAACACAGAATTTGAAAATAACATCCCAGTAATTTTAGCATTGTTAAGTATTTGGTATAATAATTTTTACAATGCAGAAACTGAAGCTGTTTTACCATATACACAGTATTTAAAAAAGCTGCCAGATTATTTACAACAAGCTATTATGGAGAGTAATGGTAAAGGTGTAGATAGAAACGGAGACAAAATAGATTACCAAACCGGTACAATTGTTTGGGGAAGTACAGGTACAAATATGCAACATGCATTTATGCAATTGGTGCATCAAGGTACAAAGTTAATTCCTGCTGATTTTATTGGTTATAAAGAATCTTTACACGGGTTAACAGATCATCATAAAAAATTAATGGCAAACTTTTATGGTCAAATAGAAGCCTTAGCATTTGGTAAAACAAAAGAAGAAGTTCATTTAGAATTAAAATTTTCTGGTGATAAAGATAAAATAGCACAATTACTACCTTTTAAAGTGTTTGAAGGTAACAGACCAAGTAATGCCATTTTATTTGATAAACTAACACCAAAATCTTTAGGTAAATTGATAGCTTTATATGAGCATAAAATTTATACACAAGGTATAATTTGGAACATTTATAGCTACGATCAATTTGGTGTAGAGCTAGGAAAAGAGTTGGCTAAAAAATTATTGAATAAGCATTAAATTAAGACTAATAATACCAATTTTTTATACTATTAATTAATTATTTATAATTAGTTAATAGTATTTTTTTTATTTAAATGTTTGATTATTATATAGTAAGGTTTTATTTACATATATTTATAAATCTTAATTCTTTGTTAAACTTAACATTAAGTTAACTTTAGAACTCTGTAAAAGCAAGAGTTTTGCAAAACATTTAATAACATAAAATTATACAATGAAAAATTTTAAAAACTTATTATTTGTAGCACTGTTTTTTATAACAGCTACAGTTTTAGGGCAAACTAAAATTACTGGTACAATTGTCGATGAAACAAATCAACCATTGCCAGGAGCAAGTGTTCTTGTAAAAGGAACAACAAACGGAACATCAACAGATTTTAATGGTAAATTTACTTTACAATCTAAATCTAACTCTGGTGTTTTAGTAGTGTCTTTTATTGGATACAAATCTAAAGAAGCTGCTTATTCTTCTTCAAACAACAAATTAACAGTAATGTTAATGGAAGATGCTGGTTCATTAGATGAAATAGTTGTAGTATCTAACTCATTTGCAATTGATAGAAAAACACCTGTTGCTGTTTCTACAATTAAAGCAAGTGAAATTGAATTAAAATTAGGAACTCAAGAATTTCCAGAGATTTTAAAATCTACTCCTGGTGTATACGCTACTAAAGCAGGTGGTGGATACGGAGACGGTAGAATTAATTTACGTGGATTTAATTCTGAAAACGTTGCTGTAATGATTAACGGGGTACCTGTTAACGATATGGAAAACGGTAGAGTATATTGGTCTAACTGGGCTGGTTTAGGAGATGTTACTTCTGCAATGCAAGTTCAAAGAGGTTTAGGAGCTTCTAAAGTTGCTGTACCTGCAATTGGTGGTACAATTAACATTATCTCTAAAACTACAGATATCGAAGAAGGTGGTAACTTTGGTTACACTTTAGGTAACGATGGTTACACTAAATACGGTCTTACTTATTCTACAGGTTTAATGGATAATGATGTTGCTGTAACAGTTTCTGCTGCACAAACTTCTGGTAGAGGTTATGTAGACGGAACTCCTTTTACAGGTTTTAACTACTTTTTAAATGTTTCTAAAGAGTTAAACGACGAGCATAAATTATCTTTTACTGCATTTGGTGCATTACAAAGACATGGTCAAAGACAAAACAGACACTTAATCAAAACTTTTAGAGATAGTGAAAGAGGTAGAAAATATAACTCAGATTGGGGTTATAAAAACGGTCAGTTAACTAACTCAGAAGATAACTTTTATCACAAGCCACAGATTTCTTTAAATCACTACTGGACACTTTCTGATAAAACTTTTATTTCTACTGCAGCTTATGTATCTTTTGGTACAGGTGGTGGTGGTGGAACTGCTGGAGCTAACAAGTTTGGTTTCGACAATTCTGAATATAGAGACGGACCATTAGGAACTATCAACTTCGATAAAATTGTTGACGAAAACATAGCAAACGGTGTAAATGGTTCTATCTCTGCTTTAAGAGCTTCTAGAAACGACCATAACTGGTACGGTGTTTTATCTACTTTAAAAACAGATTTAACAGATGAGTTTACTTTATTAGCTGGTTTAGATTACAGAAATTATACAGGTATTCACTATACAGAAGTAACAGACTTATTAGGAGGTCAGTTTTTAGCTGATGATTCTAATGTAAATAACCCAAACAACCAAGCACAAGTAGGAGACGTAATTTTCTATGACAACGACGGTAAAGTTGGTTGGTTAGGTGGTTTTGCTCAATTAGAGTATTCTAAAGATGCTATTTCTGCATTTGTTTCTGCAAACGTATCTAATACAACTTATCAAAGAGTAGATCGTTTCTTATACTTAGATTCAGATCCAAATCAAACTTCAGATAAATACGATTTCTTAGGATATGGTATTAAAGGTGGTGTTAACTATAACTTAGATGAAAACCACGGTGTTTTTGTAAACTTAGGTTATTTTGAAAAAGCACCATTCTTTAACTCAGTTTTTGCAAACCGTAATAACGTAGATGTTAACGCAGATGCAGAAAATCAAAAAATTACAAGTTACGAGTTAGGTTATACTTTTAGAAGCGCTAAGTTTTCTGCTAACTTAAACTTATACTACACTTCTTGGAAAGATAGAACAGAGGTTGCTCGTTTCCAATTACAAGATGGTACAATTGCATTTGCTAACATTTTAGGTGTAAATGCATTACATAAAGGTATCGAGTTAGATTTTAGCTATAGACCATCAGACAAACTTACTATTACAGGTATGGCTTCTTTAGGAGACTGGAAATGGGATAGTAACGTAGAAAATGTTGAAATCTTTGACGAAACTAACACAAAGGTTGATGAAGTAGATATCCTTATTAAAGGTTTACACGTTGGTGATGCTGCACAAACTACTTTTGCTTTAGGTACAAATTATAAATTAACGCCAGAAACTACTTTTACAGTAGATTATAATTACTACGGAGATTTATATGCAGATTTTGACCCAAGTTCTAGAGGAGAAGTTGGTCCTGATGCATGGAAAGTGCCTAACTATAGCTTATTTGATACTTCAATAAGACATAAATTTAAGTTTGGTAACTTCGATACAGCAATTACTGCTAGAGTTAACAACGTATTCGATACAGTATATATTTCAGACGCACAAGATGGTTCTGGTTCTAATGCTCAAACAGCAAGTGTATATTACGGAGCAGGAAGAACTTTTAGCGTAGGTGCAAAAATTAATTTCTAAAAAACACAAGATGAAAAAAATAATTTATTTATTCGCAGTTGCGCTTACAGTTTTAAGTAGCTGTACGCCATTAGAAGATGTAAACGAGGTTATTGATGCATTACCAAATGTAGATGGTTTCGATTATACATTACAAGAAGAAGATTATACAACGTTAGGTTTAAGTTTTGGTAACTTTAGCTCAGAAGATGATGCTAAAGCAGAATTACCAGGATTTTTAAGTGCAAAATTCCCATCTTTAGGAGAAGGATCTGCATTAAACATAACTTATAAGTTATACGCTCCTAAAAGAGATGAAAAAAGTTTAACTATTTATACTGTTACTGCTGCAGATTATACTGCGCAAGGTTTAAGATTTCCAAACTTTTCTAGTTCTGATCAAATTACAGATTTTTTAGATGCTAAATATCCAGATGCAGCAGATAGATTATTAGTAGATTTAACTTACGATTATTATGATGGTTCAACAACTACTCGTAACAATGGTTTTATCAATAATGAGGGAACTTGGGAAATGTCTATAGGTATCTCTGATGATGAATACACTGCAATGGGAGAAGGAAGAGCTCAATTTTCTAATGAAGAAGAAGCTTTAACTAAAATACCAGTTTATTTAAGTGAAAAATTAAAGTTTGAAGGTAAAGAAGCTGGAGATGTTGAAGGTGTAATGTACAAGTTATACGTAACAGATACTCAAGATATCGACGAAGATGGTTCTACAACAGATAGAACTGTTTATAGCTTTGTTGCATTCTTTATATACGACGGTGCTGCTTGGTCTCAATACACAAATGTTATCGAGAACACAACACAGTTTGCATACGAAGGTTCTAACTGGGTTCCAGATAACACAATTAGATATACTTTAACTTCTGCAGATTATGCTTTAGTTGGTAATGACAGATATAATAATTTTGACACTAGATCTGGTGCAGATGAAGAAACTGAAGAAGTTCGTTTAGAAAAGATTAATACAATCTTAAAAAACAATTTTCCAGATATTGAAGTAGATCAAAATGTAATTGTTACTTATGCTTTTTATGATGGTACTAATGGTAACGCTACTATAGAAGTTACTTTTGATGGTACAGATTTTGTAAAATTTGTAGAGTAATCAATTTTATCTTATAAATTAAGAAAACCACCTCAATTGAGGTGGTTTTTTTGTGCATAAAAATTAGTAACTTTGTAACAACAAAAAACTAACTACTTATATTATGATAAAGGATATACATTCTTATTGGGCTTACCTTGTATTGGCTATTTTAATTTTTGCTGTAGCAAATGCAATTATCGGTTTAACTCAGAAAAAACAATTTACAGATAAAGATTTACGTATAGGTTTATTTACGTTAATCTTAACCCATATTCAATTATTAATAGGTTTAGCGTGGTATTTTATGTCACCTTGGTTTCAAGCCTTAAAAGCAGACGCTGGTGCTGTAATGAAAGAACCTGCAACGCGTTTATTAGCCGTAGAACATCCTATTACAATGATTTTGGCAATTGTATTTATAACAATTGGTTGGTCTAAACATAAAAAGAAAACAGAAGATGCTGCAAAGTTTAAAACATTTGTAATCTTTTACGGAATTGGTTTATTATTGATATTATCTAGAATTCCTTGGAGCAATTGGTTCTAATAACATTCTTGTAAAGTTCATTTATTTTAAAACCTAAATCACATCTCGTGAAGATTCTTAGTTATATAGTATCACCAATTTTTATATTGGTATTTTTTCTTTTTTTGCTAATTTTCCATCCATTACAATGGTTAAGTTTGCATCTTTTTGGGCAAAGCGCGCATGGTAAAGTAGTAGACGCCTTAAATTACTTTTTGGTTAAATCGATGCTAATACTTGGTGTTAGTGTTAAGCTAAAAAACGAGTATAAATTACCAGAAAATACTACAATTATATTTGTTTCAAATCATCAATCTACTTTCGATATTCCGCCAATAGGTTGGTTTTTTAGAAAACATTATCCAAAGTTTGTAGCCAAAATAGAGTTAGGTAAAGGCATACCAAGTGTTTCTTATAATTTAAGAAATGGTGGTGCGGCATTAATCAATAGAAAAGATCCAAAACAAGCAATAAGCGAGTTGATAAATTTTTCTAAAAGAATAAAAGAAAATAATTGGGGTGCTATTATTTTTCCGGAAGGAACAAGAAGTAGAAACGGAAAGCCTAAGAAATTTGCTTCTAACGGATTAAAAGTAATAACAAAGGTAAATAAAGAGGGTTATGTTGTACCTTTAACTATCAATAATTCTTGGAAAGTGTTTAAATACGGTAAATTTCCGTTAGGTTTAGGAAGTCCTATAACAATTACAACCCACGAGCCAATAAAAATAGACTCTTTACCGTTTGAAGAACTATTAGAAAAAACAGAAACAGTTATTAAAGAACATATAAAATAGAAATTTATGTCTATATATAATATTAGAAAAGAAGTAATGCTAACGCTAGAAAAAAGTATGGACCGCTTTATGGAGAAATACTTAATTCCTGCAGAAAAAATTTGGCAGCCAACAGATTTTCTTCCAAATTCACAAAAAGATTCTTTTATTACAGAAGTAGAAGAAATTAGAGAATTGTCTAAAGAATTACACGACGATTTTTGGGTGGTTTTAGTTGGAGATACTATTACAGAAGAAGCTTTGCCAACATACGAATCTTGGTTGTTAGACTTAGATGGTGTTAGCCAAGACCCAGATAATAGTTGGGCAAAATGGGTAAGAACCTGGACAGCAGAAGAAAACAGACACGGAGATGTTTTAAATAAATACTTGTATTTATCTGGTAGAGTTAACATGCGCGAAGTAGAAATATCTACACAGCATTTAATTGCAGATGGTTTTGATATAGGTACATCTACAGATCCTTATAAAAACTTTGTGTACACAAGTTTTCAAGAATTAGCAACCTATGTTTCGCATAATAACGTAGCAAAAATTGCACGTAAAAAAGGGCACAAAGCATTGGCTAAAATGTCTAAAATTATTGCAGGAGATGAAATGCGTCATCACCAAGCTTATACAGAGTTTGTAAAAGAAATCTTTAAGATAGATCCATCAGAAATGATGTTGGCGTTTCAACACATGATGAAATATAAAATTGTAATGCCTGCAATGCATTTAAGAGAATCTTTTGGTGCAAAAGGAAGTTTATTTGATGATTTTTCTTCTGTAGCGCAAAGAATTGGTGTTTACACAGGGTTCGATTATGTAGATATTATTAAGAAATTAAACACTGCTTGGGAAATAGATAAGATTACAAACTTAACACCAGAAGCAGAAAAGGCAAGAGATTATTTAATGAAATTGCCAGACAGAATGTACAGAATTACAGAAAGAATTGTTGTGCCAGACACAAAGTTCAACTTTAAATGGATGTTACCAGCTTAGAATTTTAAGAAGCTATTTCCTGCTTTCCGTTATATCTTTTTGTAGAAAAAACAAAAAGGATGTCACTTCAATCAGGGCTAAACATTTTTGTAAGCAACACTGCATATAAAAAAAGCCATTAATATTTAATATTAGTGGCTTTTTTTTAGTCTTAATTTATTGTAAAAGAGTCTTTATCATGTAAAAAACCTAACTTATCTCT from Polaribacter marinaquae encodes the following:
- a CDS encoding DUF3108 domain-containing protein, whose protein sequence is MKKYILLILTVIITTTTFSQEEKEAFKSGEWLRYKMSYSGFLRAGTAILEVDEKDLNGKKVYHTKGSGWTSGMIKWFFKVDDVYESYFDKNDVKPYVFKRKIDEGGYKKHRITNFDYNTNKAYIQDFENQKDTTVAFSNVQDMLSSFYYLRNQDVKHMEKGDEIAIDMFMDSQIYPFKLRFLGREVLKTKFGKINSLIFRPLVQSGRVFKAQESVTIWITDDLNKIPIKMKADLSVGSLRAELEAYKGLANDFKKS
- a CDS encoding M23 family metallopeptidase gives rise to the protein MKKVLYILLTTIILFACKSEEKIKEPVKKPAPKPVYKYGFKVDDYKVVLDTIKSGESFGAILDRHHVSYPKINSIAGSIKDVFDVRKVRAGKPYMILSSKDSLEQAKVFIYKNDKIKATVVDFKDSITEAYTYLQPIKTVEKVVEGKIYSNLSNAMDSLHLSPNLTYAVADIYAWTLDFYKLQKGDSFKLVFEEKFINDSLFAGYGKIKSAVFKHKDQDLYAFRFLADSIKGIEEYYDEKGNMLRSQFLKSPIKFQYRISSRYNLKRRIAYYGNKVKPHKGTDFAARIGTPIIATASGTVVESTRRGGNGKFVKIKHNSTYSTQYLHMKTRKVKKGDYVKQGDVIGLVGMTGNSGGPHVCYRFWKNGRQVDPLSPKTKLPEAEPLKDSLKPRFFKHMYLLKNQLDNNIPVIEEPTITKEIVAQN
- the pgi gene encoding glucose-6-phosphate isomerase; this translates as MALKNINPTKTQAWEKLTNHFNDNKDISIKDLCKDTNRKDDFSLELGDLSVDFSKNRITEETLSLLVELAKEVDLKDAIEKQFSGEVINATEGREVLHTALRSNSDEAVLVNGKNIKPQIQTALRKIRSFSNKVISGKWKGYTGKSITDVVNIGIGGSDLGPDMVVESLQYYKNQLTTHFVSNVDGDHVSEIIKKLNPETTLFVIVSKTFTTQETITNAETLKNWFLKSATIFDIPKHFVAVSTNLEAVDSFGIDKANVFPMWNWVGGRFSLWSAVGLSISLSVGFDNYRALLDGAEEMDLHFRNTEFENNIPVILALLSIWYNNFYNAETEAVLPYTQYLKKLPDYLQQAIMESNGKGVDRNGDKIDYQTGTIVWGSTGTNMQHAFMQLVHQGTKLIPADFIGYKESLHGLTDHHKKLMANFYGQIEALAFGKTKEEVHLELKFSGDKDKIAQLLPFKVFEGNRPSNAILFDKLTPKSLGKLIALYEHKIYTQGIIWNIYSYDQFGVELGKELAKKLLNKH
- a CDS encoding TonB-dependent receptor; this translates as MKNFKNLLFVALFFITATVLGQTKITGTIVDETNQPLPGASVLVKGTTNGTSTDFNGKFTLQSKSNSGVLVVSFIGYKSKEAAYSSSNNKLTVMLMEDAGSLDEIVVVSNSFAIDRKTPVAVSTIKASEIELKLGTQEFPEILKSTPGVYATKAGGGYGDGRINLRGFNSENVAVMINGVPVNDMENGRVYWSNWAGLGDVTSAMQVQRGLGASKVAVPAIGGTINIISKTTDIEEGGNFGYTLGNDGYTKYGLTYSTGLMDNDVAVTVSAAQTSGRGYVDGTPFTGFNYFLNVSKELNDEHKLSFTAFGALQRHGQRQNRHLIKTFRDSERGRKYNSDWGYKNGQLTNSEDNFYHKPQISLNHYWTLSDKTFISTAAYVSFGTGGGGGTAGANKFGFDNSEYRDGPLGTINFDKIVDENIANGVNGSISALRASRNDHNWYGVLSTLKTDLTDEFTLLAGLDYRNYTGIHYTEVTDLLGGQFLADDSNVNNPNNQAQVGDVIFYDNDGKVGWLGGFAQLEYSKDAISAFVSANVSNTTYQRVDRFLYLDSDPNQTSDKYDFLGYGIKGGVNYNLDENHGVFVNLGYFEKAPFFNSVFANRNNVDVNADAENQKITSYELGYTFRSAKFSANLNLYYTSWKDRTEVARFQLQDGTIAFANILGVNALHKGIELDFSYRPSDKLTITGMASLGDWKWDSNVENVEIFDETNTKVDEVDILIKGLHVGDAAQTTFALGTNYKLTPETTFTVDYNYYGDLYADFDPSSRGEVGPDAWKVPNYSLFDTSIRHKFKFGNFDTAITARVNNVFDTVYISDAQDGSGSNAQTASVYYGAGRTFSVGAKINF
- a CDS encoding lysophospholipid acyltransferase family protein; this encodes MKILSYIVSPIFILVFFLFLLIFHPLQWLSLHLFGQSAHGKVVDALNYFLVKSMLILGVSVKLKNEYKLPENTTIIFVSNHQSTFDIPPIGWFFRKHYPKFVAKIELGKGIPSVSYNLRNGGAALINRKDPKQAISELINFSKRIKENNWGAIIFPEGTRSRNGKPKKFASNGLKVITKVNKEGYVVPLTINNSWKVFKYGKFPLGLGSPITITTHEPIKIDSLPFEELLEKTETVIKEHIK
- a CDS encoding acyl-ACP desaturase gives rise to the protein MSIYNIRKEVMLTLEKSMDRFMEKYLIPAEKIWQPTDFLPNSQKDSFITEVEEIRELSKELHDDFWVVLVGDTITEEALPTYESWLLDLDGVSQDPDNSWAKWVRTWTAEENRHGDVLNKYLYLSGRVNMREVEISTQHLIADGFDIGTSTDPYKNFVYTSFQELATYVSHNNVAKIARKKGHKALAKMSKIIAGDEMRHHQAYTEFVKEIFKIDPSEMMLAFQHMMKYKIVMPAMHLRESFGAKGSLFDDFSSVAQRIGVYTGFDYVDIIKKLNTAWEIDKITNLTPEAEKARDYLMKLPDRMYRITERIVVPDTKFNFKWMLPA